In the genome of bacterium, the window CTGGTGTGGGAGGACGTCGTCCTGCGGTGGGGGCTGATCCTGACCGGCGCCTTCGGGTCCTACAGCCTGGGCGCCAACAACATCGCCAACGTGATGGGCGTCTTCGTGCCCGTGTCGCCGTTCAAGCCGCTGGACGTGGCCGGCCTGTTCACGCTCGACGGCATCCAGCAGCTGTTCCTGATCGGCGGGTTCGCCATCGCCGTGGGCGTGTTCACCTATTCGCGGCGCGTGATGGAGACCGTGGGCGGCAGCCTCATGCACCTCAACGCCCCGATGGCCCTGGTGGTGGTGCTGGCCCACTCGCTGGTGCTGTATCTCTTCTCCAGCCAGGAACTCAGCGTCTGGCTCAGCTCGCATCATCTGCCGACGATCCCCCTGGTGCCGGTCTCCAGCTCCCAGGCGGTGGTCGGGGGCGTGCTGGGCCTCGGGCTGCTGAAAGGCGGCCGGGGCATCAAGTACCGCGTCCTGGGGGAGATCGCCGCCGGCTGGGTGACCACGCCGGTCGTCGCCTGCGCGATCACCTTCGTCGGCCTGTTCTTCCTGCAGAACGTGTTCGCGATACAGGTGATGCAGTAGGGGCACAGGACCCCCGTATGTACTCGGACCCGCGACGAAAACGGCCCGCCGCTTCCGGCGGGCCGTGGCGTCGTTTCTGATCGCGTTGTCTACATCTACACGGCGGCCGGCGGCGTAGGTGCCGGGCGCTGGCCGAGATCCTGATCCAGCATGAACAGTCCGGGGCCCTGCCCGCCCATCATCTTGAGTTTGCCGAGGATCGAGTCGATGGTGGCCTCCTCCTCGACCTGCTCGCTGACGAACCACTGGAGCATGGCGTGGGTGGCGAAGTCGCTCTCCTTCACGCACAGGCCGACCAGGTTGTTGATGTTCTCTGTCATATGTCTCTCGTGGCCCAGGGCGGCCTCGAAAACCGTTACGGGGTCCTGCCACTCGGTCTCGGGCTGCTGGACCGCCTGCA includes:
- a CDS encoding inorganic phosphate transporter family protein — protein: MLLVFLSGGLFLGWSLGANDAANVFGTAVGTRMIRFGTAALICSLCLVVGAVIGGTGTTETLGQLGAVNALGGAFMVALAAAFTVFGMTRLSLPVSTSQAVVGAIIGWNFYSGSPTDVSTLIKIVTTWVACPILAGLFAVLLYLGLMAAFRHFPLHLVWEDVVLRWGLILTGAFGSYSLGANNIANVMGVFVPVSPFKPLDVAGLFTLDGIQQLFLIGGFAIAVGVFTYSRRVMETVGGSLMHLNAPMALVVVLAHSLVLYLFSSQELSVWLSSHHLPTIPLVPVSSSQAVVGGVLGLGLLKGGRGIKYRVLGEIAAGWVTTPVVACAITFVGLFFLQNVFAIQVMQ
- a CDS encoding ferritin, with product MLKEKIQIALNVQIQAEFFSSYLYLSMSAWCENNHYEGFAQWMRMQAQEELFHALKIYDYVNMTGGRVRLQAVQQPETEWQDPVTVFEAALGHERHMTENINNLVGLCVKESDFATHAMLQWFVSEQVEEEATIDSILGKLKMMGGQGPGLFMLDQDLGQRPAPTPPAAV